From the genome of Candidatus Hydrogenedentota bacterium:
ATGCGCCGGAACAACTTTTCCGGCGTGTTCCGGTTCACCCGCACGGCGATGGGATAGTCGCTGATGTGCAGTTCCTCGACAATGTCCAGCACCAGCCAGGTCACCGCGTTGGTGACATCCTCCCCCGCCGCGTTGACGCCGGAGAGGATGATGTTCTGGTAGTGCTGGGCGTCGCCGGAGCCCCGCGTCTCAAACGCGCCGATCCACTCGCAGCCCTTGATCCAGAAATGGGCCAGAATATCCCGCGCCTCGTCCATCGTCAGGATGCCTTCGGCGAGGTCTTTCTCCAGGTACGGCCCGAGCATCTCGTCAATGCGCCCGATGCCCGACCAGTTCCCCATCAGCCGCTGGAACGCGTACATGAACCACAGGGACTGGACCGCCTCGTGGAAATTGCGCGGCGGGTTCTCGGGCACATGCAGCAGGGCGTCGCGCACCCGCGCATAGGTTTCCCGCTCCTCCCCGTCGCTGGCGGCAATGCGCTCGTCCAGCAGCGTCAGGTGCCTCTGCCGCCAAATTTCCGCCGCGTCCAGGCAGAGCAGCATGGACTCCAGCAGGTCGCCGCCGTTCCGCGTGGGCTCGGCGTCGTTGCCCCGCGCGGACGCGTCGCGCAGCACCGTGTCCCCGCGTTCGTCCACGGCGGCGGTCCACAGCCCGACGGTGGCGGCGTCCGCCTGCAGGGGCCAGTCCACCGGGAACGGCGCGCGCGCGCCGGAGGAGAGCCGCAGCGCCTCGACCGCGCCGTCGCAGCCCATGCCGGCGGACGGGTACGCGCCAATCCACAGCAGGCCCGTGTCCGCGCCCTGGCCGTCCCCGGTCATGCCGCCCGGCGCCCTGGACAAGGCGCTTTCCAGCGCCAGTTTTCCGTCCACATACAGGCGCACCGCGTCTTCCGTGTGGACCATTGCCAGGTCGTGCCAGGCCTTGTCGCAAATGTCCACGGCGGACTCGTGGACCGCCGGGGACCAGCCCGGCAGGTACACGCTGAACCCGCCCGAGGCGTGGGCGGTGTACAGTTCCCAATGGAGCGGCGAGGACTTGTCCCTGTGTGCCGCGAGAATGTTGTAGTGCCCCTTGCTCCGCACCATGGCGCGGCACTCGATGGTCATGGGCGCGGCGGCGTATTCCGGCAGGGGGCGCGCCGCCCAGTGGAACGCGCCGGAGCCGTCCGTCAGCGCCGCCTTCCCGTACCGGCCCTCCGTGGTGCGGGGGCGTGATTCGGGCTTGTGCACATTCCCCCGCGCCAGCCGCTCCTGAATCTTTTCCCGCAGCCCCCGGTAGCCCAGTTTCAGTCCCTTGTCAAAGCCGATGGTCGTGTGGCTCACGCTGCCGTAGCCCACCACGGGCGCCTGGTGCGCGGGCGCCTCCAGGAGCGTAGCGGACCCGATGATTTTCTCGCCCGGCAGCACCCGCAGGGGCGCCTTCTCCGCCACCAGTTTCGCCGCCAGGGCGTAGCGCATGTCCTGCGTCACACCCAGGGTGTCCATTTCATCCAGGTGGAAATCCGCCCGCACCATGCTCCGGCCATGCTCGCCGGACAGGGCGCGTTGCGCCAGGGTGCGCGTGGATTCGGAAAGCCGGACCGGCGATTCGGGCCGCCAGGCGCCCCATGCGTCCAGCGCGTCACGGGTTTGCGCCGCCTCGGCGGGCGAGGCCCCGCCCATGAGATAAAGCCCGCCGCCCAGTGCGGCCACCCCCGTGGTGGCCTGCCAGAGGAAATCCCTGCGGTTCATCACAGTTCTCCAAATTTTGGCGCACTGCCGCCATGAAGGCGCAATTC
Proteins encoded in this window:
- a CDS encoding twin-arginine translocation signal domain-containing protein, producing MNRRDFLWQATTGVAALGGGLYLMGGASPAEAAQTRDALDAWGAWRPESPVRLSESTRTLAQRALSGEHGRSMVRADFHLDEMDTLGVTQDMRYALAAKLVAEKAPLRVLPGEKIIGSATLLEAPAHQAPVVGYGSVSHTTIGFDKGLKLGYRGLREKIQERLARGNVHKPESRPRTTEGRYGKAALTDGSGAFHWAARPLPEYAAAPMTIECRAMVRSKGHYNILAAHRDKSSPLHWELYTAHASGGFSVYLPGWSPAVHESAVDICDKAWHDLAMVHTEDAVRLYVDGKLALESALSRAPGGMTGDGQGADTGLLWIGAYPSAGMGCDGAVEALRLSSGARAPFPVDWPLQADAATVGLWTAAVDERGDTVLRDASARGNDAEPTRNGGDLLESMLLCLDAAEIWRQRHLTLLDERIAASDGEERETYARVRDALLHVPENPPRNFHEAVQSLWFMYAFQRLMGNWSGIGRIDEMLGPYLEKDLAEGILTMDEARDILAHFWIKGCEWIGAFETRGSGDAQHYQNIILSGVNAAGEDVTNAVTWLVLDIVEELHISDYPIAVRVNRNTPEKLFRRIAEVQRHGGGVVAIYNEDVAIEALVKFGYPVEEARCFANDGCWEMLIPGKTCFSYVPFDALSLLHETLGLMEPEKPAPDFPDFDSLYAAYTARLDKCLQGHHAMADGWCVGGASTPLLSIFVDDCIESTRGYYDRGAHYYALAPHAGGLANVGNSLLALKTLVYDQGRLTLPEFVAVLRTDWEGHESLRRQVQTRIPCYGNDNDEADGMVRRVFDDYTDLAARVRERNGVLRPAGLSTFGREIEWAAPQGKRKASPDGHRVGAILATNFSPSPGTDAKGPTAVLRSYCKMDFTRTPNCATVELKMHP